The Vicia villosa cultivar HV-30 ecotype Madison, WI linkage group LG1, Vvil1.0, whole genome shotgun sequence genome includes a region encoding these proteins:
- the LOC131653196 gene encoding uncharacterized protein LOC131653196, translated as MSVPVRNKKVAKNAAGQRQDVGWQHGTPVNDGSRKIKCNYCHTEYTGGVFRFKHHLAGTNSNVESCISVPDEVRKEMWTIVHKLQTKLIKKRTLNEEFIKMCEMIARYGKGYKPPSYHDIRGKHLKTKVESINSILVEHKAAWKKFGCTIMSDGWTDQKRRTIINFLVNSPMGTFFLKSIDASGISKTSDKVFKMLDDIVEEVGVENVVQIVTDNAANYKLAGQMLMDKRNMLYWTPCAAHCIDLMLEDFESKIPMHKEIIASGKKITTYIYARTGLITLLHHYTAGGELIRPGATRFATSYLCLGCLNDKKGELYRMFTSKKWKDRKFAKTKDGKLVENIVTNRYFWKNLVICLKGAFPLLKVLRMVDSDEKPAMGYIYEAMDQAKEQIQTSYNNKKKSYQPLWKIIDHRWDKQLHRPLHVAGYYLNPMLHYKPNFKADNEVKQGMYACLKRMMGGDMNMVNKIDGQLEDFKSKKGFFGSEIAQRGLENKTPTQWWESYGDEHPELQNFAIRVLSLTCSSSGCERNWSAFEMVHTKKRNRLKQQTMNDLVYVMVNTRLTKNKAERKKRDLTIDDFQDDDDWWCVAEEENAGGNHVNVADLDEDLMQSTGVKSTTHVDEFDVLETIESDNEEENADEEK; from the exons ATGTCAGTTCCTGTGAGAAATAAGAAAGTTGCAAAAAATGCTGCTGGTCAAAGACAAGATGTGGGATGGCAACATGGCACTCCCGTAAACGATGGATCAAGAAAGATCAAGTGCAACTATTGTCATACTGAATATACCGGCGGTGTTTTTCGATTTAAGCATCATTTAGCAGGGACAAATAGTAATGTTGAATCATGCATATCTGTTCCTGATGAAGTTCGCAAAGAAATGTGGACCATTGTTCATAAATTGCAAACCAAACTCATCAAGAAGAGAACTCTAA ATGAAGAATTTATAAAGATGTGTGAAATGATTGCCCGATATGGTAAAGGATATAAGCCACCATCTTATCATGACATTCGAGGTAAACATTTAAAGACAAAAGTTGAGTCAATAAATAGCATATTGGTGGAGCATAAAGCTGCTTGGAAAAAATTTGGATGTACAATAATGAGTGATGGATGGACGGATCAAAAGAGGAGAACTATAATAAACTTTTTAGTCAATAGTCCTATGGGAACtttctttttaaaatcaattgatgCATCTGGCATTTCAAAGACATCTGATAAAGTTTTCAAAATGCTGGATGACATCGTTGAGGAAGTGGGGGTGGAAAATGTTGTTCAAATTGTAACAGACAATGCTGCAAACTACAAGTTGGCTGGACAAATGTTGATGGACAAGAGAAATATGCTTTATTGGACACCTTGTGCAGCTCATTGTATTGATCTAATGTTAGAGGATTTTGAGAGCAAGATACCTATGCATAAGGAGATTATTGCTTCGGGTAAAAAGATCACAACTTACATTTATGCTAGGACAGGTCTTATAACTTTATTGCATCATTATACGGCAGGAGGTGAATTGATAAGACCTGGTGCCACTCGCTTTGCAacatcatatttatgtttgggTTGCTTGAATGATAAGAAGGGAGAATTGTATAGGATGTTCACTTCTAAGAAATGGAAGGATCGTAAATTTGCCAAGACAAAAGATGGGAAATTGGTTGAAAATATAGTCACAAATAGATACTTTTGGAAGAATTTGGTTATTTGCCTTAAGGGTGCTTTTCCATTACTTAAAGTCTTACGTATGGTGGATTCTGATGAGAAGCCAGCCATGGGCTATATCTATGAAGCAATGGATCAGGCAAAAGAGCAAATTCAAACTAGCTACAATAATAAGAAAAAAAG cTACCAACCTTTATGGAAGATTATAGATCACAGATGGGACAAACAGTTGCATAGGCCTTTGCATGTTGCGGGTTACTATCTTAATCCAATGTTGCATTACAAACCTAATTTCAAAGCAGATAATGAAGTTAAACAAGGGATGTATGCATGTTTAAAAAGGATGATGGGAGGAGACATGAATATGGTGAATAAAATTGATGGTCAGCTTGAAGATTTTAAGAGTAAAAAAGGGTTCTTTGGGAGTGAAATAGCTCAACGTGGACTAGAAAACAAGACACCAACTCAATGGTGGGAATCTTACGGTGATGAACACCCAGAGTTGCAAAACTTTGCTATTCGTGTGTTAAGTTTGACCTGCAGTTCTTCTGGATGTGAGAGAAACTGGAGTGCTTTTGAGATG GTTCATACGAAGAAAAGAAACCGGTTGAAACAACAGACTATGAACGATCTTGTGTATGTGATGGTAAATACAAGATTGACCAAGAATAAGGCTGAAAGGAAAAAGCGAGATCTAACAATCGATGATTTccaagatgatgatgattggtggtGTGTTGCTGAGGAAGAAAATGCAGGTGGTAATCATGTAAATGTGGCTGACTTAGATGAAGATTTGATGCAAAGTACTGGTGTTAAATCAACTACACATGTAGATGAATTTGATGTCCTTGAAACTATAGAAAGTGACAATGAAGAAGAAAATGCAGACGAAG aaaaataa